The Sinomicrobium kalidii region GAAAATACTAAACGGGAGTTTGAAAACGTTGTAGGACAAGACAGTCTTACCAGGTTCGATCAGCCAAAGAAGAAACGAAAGAACAAAAACCGAAAGAAGAGGAACCCCAAAAGGACCGCAAGAAAAAGAGGATAAATAAACAAAGACCGACGATTTAATCCTCATACCGGAAATTAAGATGATGTGAAGGGAAAAATGAATTTCCGGACGAGGCATTGTTGCAAGCAAAACCGTTAATTATAACAATGGGTAAGATCATCAGATCGTTTTTTTGGATGGGAAGTGTACTGCTACTGTCTTGTAATTCCAACAGTGTGTATTCCGATTACCAGGCACTCAGCAATTCCTGGAACAAAGAAAAAAGCGTGGATTTTACTTTCCAACCTCCCGATACCGTACAACCCTACAACATGTTTATTCATTTGCGAAACGATGAAAGCTATAAATTCAGCAACCTGTTTCTCATCGTCAACCTCAATTTTCCCGATGGCAGGGTAATTGCAGATACCCTGGAATACGAAATGGCCAGGCCTGACGGGGAATGGCTGGGGCAAGGAATTACCGACCTGAAGGAGAGTAAATTATGGTACAGGGAAAACGTTGTTTTTCCGGTGTCCGGAGATTATACCGTAAGTGTGAAACACGCCATGAGGGAAGTCGGGGAAGTAGAAGGGATAGGAGAACTGGAAGGCATCACTGATGTAGGGATTGAAATAACAAAACCGGAAAAAAAATAGAATAGTAGCAAAGTTGTGAAGTTATAGGGCTGTGATATAACCCGATAACTCCACAACCGAATAACCCGATAACTGAACAAGATGGGAAAAGCACCTGCCAAGAAAAATAAAAAACGAGGTTTTGGAACATATATCAAGTGGTTTTGGGGACTGTTTTTCGGAGCCGTTGCCCTGGTAGTACTGTTGTTTCTGTTGGCTTCCTGGGGAGCTTTCGGTACCATGCCAACGTTTGAAGTGCTCGAAAATCCGCAGACCAACCTCGCTACGGAGATCATTTCGGTCGATGGAAAAACACTCGGTAAATATTATCTGAATGATAACAGGACGCCCGTTTCGTATGATGAATTGCCGGACCATTTGATAAAGGCGTTGGTAGCGACCGAGGACGAACGTTTTTACAGTCATTCCGGTATAGATGCCCGGGGAACGTTGAGGGCGATTGTTTTCCTCGGTAGAAAGGGAGGAGCCAGTACGATTACCCAGCAATTGGCAAAACAACTGTTCACCGAGAGACCTTCACGCAACATTTTTGCTCGGGTTATGCAAAAAGTAAAAGAGTGGATAATTGCGGTCCGGTTAGAAAGACAATATACAAAGGAGGAAATCATTTCAATGTATTTCAATATCTATGGTTTTGGTTATATGGCCAGTGGAATAAACTCTGCATCCAGAACCTATTTCGGAAAGGAACCTCAGGACCTTAATATCCAGGAATCGGCCATGCTGGCGGGAATGTTTAAAAATTCATCCCTGTACGATCCCATAAAGCGCCCCGAATTAACAACACGAAGAAGGAATCTGGTATTCAGCCAGATGGAAAAGAACGACTTCATTACAGAAGAGGAAAAGGATTCATTGCAAAAGCTGCCCATAAAGCTTAATTTTAATATAGAGTCCCACAGAGAAGGACTGGCCACGTATTTCAGGATGTACCTCCAGGGCTTTTTGAAAGACTGGGCCAACGATCCCGAAAACCGGAAGCCCAATGGTGATAAATACAATATTTACCTGGACGGACTCAAAGTTTATACGACGATAGATTCCCGTATGCAACAATACGCTGAAGAAGCGGTAACGGAACACATGAAAAAGCTCCAGGCAGAATTTTTTCACCAGAATACGCCCGATCGGAATAAAACGGCTCCGTTTTTAGGACTTACCGAGGAAGAAATAGATGCTACGATGGAACGCGCCATGAAGCAATCGGAACGCTGGCGGAAAATGAAATACGACCTGGACAAATCTGAAAAGGAAATCCGGGAGTCCTTTGAGAAAAAGACCGAAATGACCGTTTTTTCCTGGGAGGGTGAAAAGGATACGGTCATGACCCCGATGGACTCTATCCGCTATTACAAGTCTTTCCTCCGTACGGGAATGATGTCCATGGAACCCCAAACCGGTCATGTGAGGGCCTGGGTAGGGGGGATAAATTACAAACACTTTCAATATGACCAGGTAAAACAGGGAGCCCGGCAATCGGGGTCGACATTTAAACCGTTCGTGTATGCCACTGCCATCGACCAGTTGCACATGTCGCCGTGCGACAGGCTTCCCGATGTGCAACACTGTATAGAGGCCAATAAATATGGGAACCTAAAGCCGTGGTGCCCCAAGAACTCCAGTGGCAAATACACCGGTAAAATGCTCACCCTCAAGGAAGCACTGGCAAATTCCGTAAACACGATCACTGCCACCCTGATCGACAAGGTAGGTCCCGTGCCGGTAGCCCAGCTAGTGCGAAACCTGGGGATAGAATCCGATATCCCCCCGGTGCCGTCTATAGCTCTCGGAACTCCCGATTTTACTGTTTATGAAATGGTGGGCGCCTACAGTACCTTTGCCAATCAGGGCGTATACGTGAAGCCGGTGATGATTACCCGTATCGAAGATAAGAACGGTACGGTACTGTTCGAATATGTTCCGGAGACAAAGGACGTTATGAGTGAAGAGGTTGCCTATACTACCGTTAAGCTCATGGAAGGGGTAACCCAGTCCGGTTCCGGAGTGCGGTTACGCAATAAATGGGCGGTCAATAATACGCTGTATAAAGAAATCATTACAGGTTATCCGTATGAATTTACTAACCCGATCGCCGGGAAGACAGGGACTACACAAAACCAGAGCGACGGTTGGTTTATGGGTATGGTGCCCAATCTCGTAACAGGAGTCTGGGTAGGAGGAGAAGACCGCGCCATCCATTTCAGGAGTATTTCATACGGGCAGGGAGCGAGTATGGCGCTTCCCATATGGGGGCTGTACATGAAAAAGTGTTACACCGATGAAGAACTGGGTGTTTCCAAAGGGGAGTTCAGGAAACCGGAAAACCTCTCTATCGAAATAGACTGTTCGAAAGTTGAAGACTCCGTTACACCGGAAGAAACCAACCTGGAAGAGATCGATTTCTAGGTGTTTTTAAATATTCGAAATACAAGCCGTCAAAACTGTCTTTTTTGTTAAATTATTCGTATTTTTCCCTGAAAAATTACGAAATGCTCATTGGACAGACGGTAAACCGGCCAATATGTGCTTAGGGCATTCCATCTGACCTATTGGAAACAAATAAAAATCACAGATGAAATGATAAATAAAAGGGTAGCTTCAGTTGCCGAAGCCCTGCATGGTGTCCGTGACGGGATGACCTTTATGCTCGGAGGTTTCGGTTTGTGCGGGATTCCCGAGAACAGTATAGCAGAACTGGTGCGTCTCGGTGTTAAGGGGATCACCTGTATATCCAACAATGCCGGAGTTGACGATTTCGGTCTCGGTCTTTTGCTTCAAAAGCACCAGATAAAAAAGATGATATCTTCCTATGTGGGCGAAAACGACGAATTTGAGCGGCAAATGCTCAGCGGGGAGCTCGAGGTGGAACTTACCCCTCAGGGGACCCTGGCGGAGAAATGCCGGGCTGCACAGGCCGGAATCCCCGCTTTTTTTACTCCCGCAGGCTATGGTACCGAAGTAGCTGAAGGAAAGGAAACCAGGGAATTCAACGGTAAAATGTATGTTATGGAAGAAGCCTTTCAGGCTGATTTTGCCATTGTAAAGGCCTGGAAAGGAGACGAAGCCGGAAACCTGATTTTCAAGGGAACAGCGAGGAATTTTAACCCCTGTATGTGCGGGGCAGCGAAAGTTACGGTGGCTGAAGTTGAAGACCTGGTCCCGGCCGGTGAACTCGACCCTAACCGGATTCATATTCCGGGAATCTTCGTGCAGCGGATATTTGAAGGGAAAAACTACGAGAAGCGAATAGAGCAGCGAACCGTGAGAGAAAAACAGTCTTAAATTTTCAACGATCCACGCATTATGTTAGACAAAAACGGTATAGCAAAACGAATAGCCAGGGAGGTCAGGGACGGGTATTATGTAAATCTCGGAATAGGTATACCCACCCTGGTGGCCAATTATGTCCCGGAGGGGATAGATGTTGAATTTCAAAGCGAAAACGGGGTGCTGGGCATGGGGCCGTTTCCGAATGAAGGCGAAGAGGATGCCGATCTGATCAATGCCGGAAAACAAACGATAACCACACTTCCCGGAGCCTCCTTTTTCGATTCTGCAATGAGTTTCGGGATGATACGCGGACAGCACGTCCACCTTACGATACTTGGTGCCATGGAAGTTGCCGACAACGGGGATATTGCCAACTGGAAGATACCCGGAAAAATGGTGAAAGGTATGGGGGGAGCAATGGACCTGGTAGCTTCGGCCGATAATATTATCGTAGCCATGATGCATACCAACAAGGCGGGGAAATCCAAGTTGCTTAAAAGTTGTACCCTGCCGTTAACAGGGGTGAATTGTGTAAGGAAAATAGTGACCAATCTCGCCGTGCTGGAAGTTACCGATCAGGGATTCAAACTGCTCGAACGTGCTCCGGGGGTGTCTGTTGATGAAATAAAACAGGCTACCGAAGGCCGTCTAATCGTGGAAGGGGATATCCCCGAAATGCAATTATAAATAATTGCTGGTTGAGACGCACGGCCGTGCGTCTCAAACGATGGATCCATTAATGATCTTATCCGAACAGATCGCTGATCACATCTTCTATTTTGGATACCACGGCCACCCGTATTTCCGGTTTTTTGATGGTGATCTTATTCTGTTTTGATACAAAAATGGTAGAAAAGCCCAGTTTTTCGGCTTCCATAATACGTTGGTCCACCCGTTGTACGGGGCGAATTTCCCCGGCAAGGCCTACCTCGGCGGCAAAACAGATGTTTTTTTCTATGGCAATATCTTCGTTGCTGGATAGTACGGCAGCTACAACAGCGAGGTCTATCGCAGGATCGTCCACCGAAATTCCCCCGGTGATATTCAAAAAGACATCTTTGGCCCCCAGCCGGAAACCGGCCCTTTTTTCCAATACTGCAAGGAGCATATTCAGCCGTTTAACGTTATATCCTGTGGTGCTGCGCTGTGGTGTGCCGTAAACCGCAGTGCTTACCAGTGCCTGGATTTCTATCATGAGTGGCCGTATCCCTTCCAGGGTGGCGGCAATGGCCGTTCCGCTCAGGGAGTCTTCATTCCGTGAAATGAGTATTTCCGAAGGATTGGCCACCTCGCGCAGACCGCTGCCCAGCATTTCGTAGATGCCCAGTTCTGCGGTAGACCCGAAACGGTTCTTTAAAGCCCTTAATATACGGTATACGTAATTGCGGTCGCCTTCAAACTGAAGTACAGTGTCTACCATATGTTCCAGTATCTTGGGGCCGGCAATGTTGCCTTCCTTGGTAATGTGTCCTATGAGGATCACCGGGATGTTGGTTTCCTTGGCAAACTTGATGAGCTCTGCCGTACATTCCTTGATTTGTGAAATACTTCCGGCAGAAGACTCGATGTAGTCGGAATGAAGGGTCTGTATGGAGTCAATAATAAGGATGTCGGGGGTTACGCTTTCAATTTGCTTAAAGATATTCTGGGTTTTGGTCTCCGTAAGGATATAACAGTTTTCGCTGTCCGGGTTTATGCGTTCCGCTCGCATTTTTATCTGGGCCTGGCTCTCCTCCCCGGAAACGTAAAGGGTTTTGTAGCGGAGTTGCAGCGCAATCTGGAGGAGCAGGGTGCTTTTTCCTATCCCCGGTTCACCCCCGAGCAAAATAACGGAGCCCGGCACAATGCCGCCACCCAATACACGGTTGAATTCATCGTCCCCGGAAGGCATCCGGTGCTCTTCGGTCCTGGAAATTTCGTTTATTTTAAGAGGTTTTACCGCCCTTTTGCTTTTCGCCGCGCCCTGTTTCCAGGTGTTTTTTTCTTCCTTCTGGATGACTTCCTCTACAATGGTATTCCATTCCCTGCACGAGGTGCATTGCCCCTGCCATTTGGCATATTGGGCTCCGCAATTCTGACAAAAATAGGAGGTCTTTACTTTAGCCATGTTAATCGGGTTCGGATATGGTATTTTCCCGGTCTAAAATAGGCATTATTTTTGGATCGCGTCTCTGAATCCTAATAATTGATGGCCTCGATCCGTTCCATGATAAGGTCCTTGTGAATAAAGTCGATTTCCTTCATCCCGAAAGCTTTTTTATAGGTCCGGGTCGCCTTTTTCAGGTCGCCGGTCTTTTCCAGGTGTTCCGCTTCGAAGAAATAGCCCAGCATGGTATCGGGAAATTCCTTTTTGGCAAGGTCGCTGAGTTGTTCCAGTGAGGCATAATCCTCTTTTTTAAGACTTGCGGCATAAATGGCCATAATATCGTTGAGGCTTACCTGTTTCCGGAAGCCGAAAAGGTTTTCTGCCCTTTCGTATTTTTTATTCAGGTATTCGATGACCGGTTCGTCCGAAGTAAGTATATTGTTTTTGTATTCATAAGGGGTAATGGGACGGAAAATGGTGAATATATCGTTCAGTGCCCTCGGAATAGCACAGGATGCGGCCGCATGACTGTCGGTATTCTCAAAGCTGTCGTAGAAATAGAACAGTTGATCGTTCTTTATGGCCTGCAGTGATGTGTTGAGGTTGTTGATACGCTTTACCTGGTCTTTGTCACCGTCCTCCCCGACGGCCATATAATAAAACTTCACCGTATTTATTGCAGCCAGCCGCTCTGAAAGGTGCTTGTCCAGGTTCGGCGCAAATTCCGGGTGAATGTCAATATAGGCATCGAACAAAGGCTTTTCCTTGAAGAGGTAATAATTTATAAAATTACCGGTAAAGCGGTGGCCCACAATCATTTTAAAGTTGGCCAGATTGTATTCGTTTGCTATGGAAGGCAGGAGTTCCATACCGATAAATTCGAAGAAATCGGCCCCCTTTCCTGCGGGAAATCCCCTTTTGCTGTCATAGGTGCAATCCTGTGTGGCATTAACTCCCTGGTCAATCCCTGCAATGATGCTTTCGGGCATTTGTCCGTTGGCGGCATAAAATTTTGAATTGGTCACCACCAGGTCAAAAAGATAGTCTGCATTGAGTACCAGGATCAGCGGATAAGGCCGGTCTTCCGAATAATTTTCCGGTATGTGTAACCGTATGTTTCTCGTTTCCTCCAGCAATTCCGATTCAAAAGGGATCGAGCGGGTCTGGGCGTAGGTGTTTGTTGTGATAAGGCATCCCAGCAGTATATAGCATAAGAGTTTCATATGTTGGAAGGTATAAAATGGTTTGGTGTATTATGGTTCATCCTGTTTTTTTCATTGAATTACAAATGAAAAATTCCGGGGATGTTGGGGGCACCACGGACTTATTCACCACTGAAAAACGTCATTCTGACATTTTTGCTATAGTGTTAAATGTCTTGTATGTAGGTAGTTTGGATTGATGGCAATATACTAAATATTACCATTATCTCAAATTGCGAATGAATTTTTAACGAAAAGACAATATGAGGAAATCAGTTATTTTTATTATAGAGGGGGAGAA contains the following coding sequences:
- a CDS encoding penicillin-binding protein 1A, which translates into the protein MGKAPAKKNKKRGFGTYIKWFWGLFFGAVALVVLLFLLASWGAFGTMPTFEVLENPQTNLATEIISVDGKTLGKYYLNDNRTPVSYDELPDHLIKALVATEDERFYSHSGIDARGTLRAIVFLGRKGGASTITQQLAKQLFTERPSRNIFARVMQKVKEWIIAVRLERQYTKEEIISMYFNIYGFGYMASGINSASRTYFGKEPQDLNIQESAMLAGMFKNSSLYDPIKRPELTTRRRNLVFSQMEKNDFITEEEKDSLQKLPIKLNFNIESHREGLATYFRMYLQGFLKDWANDPENRKPNGDKYNIYLDGLKVYTTIDSRMQQYAEEAVTEHMKKLQAEFFHQNTPDRNKTAPFLGLTEEEIDATMERAMKQSERWRKMKYDLDKSEKEIRESFEKKTEMTVFSWEGEKDTVMTPMDSIRYYKSFLRTGMMSMEPQTGHVRAWVGGINYKHFQYDQVKQGARQSGSTFKPFVYATAIDQLHMSPCDRLPDVQHCIEANKYGNLKPWCPKNSSGKYTGKMLTLKEALANSVNTITATLIDKVGPVPVAQLVRNLGIESDIPPVPSIALGTPDFTVYEMVGAYSTFANQGVYVKPVMITRIEDKNGTVLFEYVPETKDVMSEEVAYTTVKLMEGVTQSGSGVRLRNKWAVNNTLYKEIITGYPYEFTNPIAGKTGTTQNQSDGWFMGMVPNLVTGVWVGGEDRAIHFRSISYGQGASMALPIWGLYMKKCYTDEELGVSKGEFRKPENLSIEIDCSKVEDSVTPEETNLEEIDF
- the radA gene encoding DNA repair protein RadA, which translates into the protein MAKVKTSYFCQNCGAQYAKWQGQCTSCREWNTIVEEVIQKEEKNTWKQGAAKSKRAVKPLKINEISRTEEHRMPSGDDEFNRVLGGGIVPGSVILLGGEPGIGKSTLLLQIALQLRYKTLYVSGEESQAQIKMRAERINPDSENCYILTETKTQNIFKQIESVTPDILIIDSIQTLHSDYIESSAGSISQIKECTAELIKFAKETNIPVILIGHITKEGNIAGPKILEHMVDTVLQFEGDRNYVYRILRALKNRFGSTAELGIYEMLGSGLREVANPSEILISRNEDSLSGTAIAATLEGIRPLMIEIQALVSTAVYGTPQRSTTGYNVKRLNMLLAVLEKRAGFRLGAKDVFLNITGGISVDDPAIDLAVVAAVLSSNEDIAIEKNICFAAEVGLAGEIRPVQRVDQRIMEAEKLGFSTIFVSKQNKITIKKPEIRVAVVSKIEDVISDLFG
- a CDS encoding alpha/beta hydrolase → MKLLCYILLGCLITTNTYAQTRSIPFESELLEETRNIRLHIPENYSEDRPYPLILVLNADYLFDLVVTNSKFYAANGQMPESIIAGIDQGVNATQDCTYDSKRGFPAGKGADFFEFIGMELLPSIANEYNLANFKMIVGHRFTGNFINYYLFKEKPLFDAYIDIHPEFAPNLDKHLSERLAAINTVKFYYMAVGEDGDKDQVKRINNLNTSLQAIKNDQLFYFYDSFENTDSHAAASCAIPRALNDIFTIFRPITPYEYKNNILTSDEPVIEYLNKKYERAENLFGFRKQVSLNDIMAIYAASLKKEDYASLEQLSDLAKKEFPDTMLGYFFEAEHLEKTGDLKKATRTYKKAFGMKEIDFIHKDLIMERIEAINY
- a CDS encoding CoA transferase subunit A; this encodes MINKRVASVAEALHGVRDGMTFMLGGFGLCGIPENSIAELVRLGVKGITCISNNAGVDDFGLGLLLQKHQIKKMISSYVGENDEFERQMLSGELEVELTPQGTLAEKCRAAQAGIPAFFTPAGYGTEVAEGKETREFNGKMYVMEEAFQADFAIVKAWKGDEAGNLIFKGTARNFNPCMCGAAKVTVAEVEDLVPAGELDPNRIHIPGIFVQRIFEGKNYEKRIEQRTVREKQS
- a CDS encoding CoA transferase subunit B, whose amino-acid sequence is MLDKNGIAKRIAREVRDGYYVNLGIGIPTLVANYVPEGIDVEFQSENGVLGMGPFPNEGEEDADLINAGKQTITTLPGASFFDSAMSFGMIRGQHVHLTILGAMEVADNGDIANWKIPGKMVKGMGGAMDLVASADNIIVAMMHTNKAGKSKLLKSCTLPLTGVNCVRKIVTNLAVLEVTDQGFKLLERAPGVSVDEIKQATEGRLIVEGDIPEMQL
- a CDS encoding gliding motility lipoprotein GldH, with protein sequence MGKIIRSFFWMGSVLLLSCNSNSVYSDYQALSNSWNKEKSVDFTFQPPDTVQPYNMFIHLRNDESYKFSNLFLIVNLNFPDGRVIADTLEYEMARPDGEWLGQGITDLKESKLWYRENVVFPVSGDYTVSVKHAMREVGEVEGIGELEGITDVGIEITKPEKK